From Polynucleobacter ibericus:
CAAGCGCATGATGCCTCGTGTTGCCGGGCATTCTGAAGGTTTGGGAGCTGTTCGTAAAATTGTTCAAGAGTGCCGCAAGCTAGGCGTTGAGTATTTAACAGTATTTGCTTTTAGCTCTGAAAACTGGCGTCGCCCACCAGAAGAGGTGGGTTTCTTGATGAAGTTATTTTTGAAATCACTCAAGGGAGAAGTTTCTCGTTTAGCTGAGAACGATATTGCCTTGCGACTCATTGGCGACTTAAGCCGCTTTGATTCAGCCATCCAGGAGATGGTGGAGTTTTCCGAGAAAAAGACAGCGGGCTGCAAAGGTCTCACTTTTACGATTGCTGCAAACTATGGTGGACGTTGGGATATCTTGCAGGCAATGCGTCAATGCCTCACTGCCAATCCAAGCTTAAAGGCAGAACAGGTAACCGAGGAATTACTTCAACCTCATCTATCGATGGCTTACGCACCAGAGCCTGATTTATTCATTCGTACGGGTGGTGAGCAGCGTGTCAGTAATTTCTTGTTATGGCAATTGGCTTATACAGAGTTATATTTCACGGATGTTCTTTGGCCAGACTTTGATGAGCAAGAGTTGCACAAAGCATTTGAGTGGTTTAGTCAGCGTGAACGCCGTTTTGGTCGTACTAGTGCTCAGCTTGCATCACAAGCTATGAGCGATGCAGTTTGATGTAGTCCATTACAAAGCTCATTTCCCCATGTTAAAAACCCGAGTCATTACTGCCCTTGTTCTAATGGCGGTGTTACTGCCTGTTTTGTTCTTGCTTCCACCGATTTATATTGGCGGTCTTTTTTTGGTGGCTATGCTTGCTGCTGCCTGGGAGTGGAGTCGCTTGCTTACGCCTGAGGCAGGGCGTGCAGCCTGGATATACGCTTTATTTTGCTTGGTGATTATTTTATTTCTACTAGGTATGCAAAATGCTTCCTGGCAATTTGCCCTATTACTTCTAGCGGTCATCTTTTGGTTCTTTGTCGCACCTTTTTTATTGGCAAAAGGCATGAATCTTTCCTTGCAAAAGCTGCGACCTTTTTATGTGGTGCTCGGTTTAATTATTCTGCCGGCTACTTGGTTCTCATTAGTGTTCTTGCGTGAACTGGGTCTCATCTTTTTGCTTACTAGCATGGCGTTTGTTTGGGTGGCAGATATCGGCGCTTACTTTGTTGGTAAAGCTTTTGGTAAACGTAAGCTAGCCGAACAAATAAGCCCAGGAAAATCGATTGAAGGTGCCATTGGTGGCTTGGTGCTTTGTTATGTTTACGCGTTCTTATGTGTTTACTTTTTGCCTTTTGAGTCCACTTTGTTCGGTGCATGGGCCATTCGTTTTGGTTGGGTTCCATTGTTCCTGATGGTGACGGTACTAACTGCTTTCAGTATTTTTGGGGACTTGTTTGAGTCACAGTTAAAGCGTTTAGCTGGAGTGAAAGATTCCAGTCATTTATTACCAGGCCATGGGGGAGTATTGGATCGAGTGGATGCATTAATTCCGACTATGCCAATCGCAGCGCTTTTGGCAGGATTGGTGTGATGCCAGTAAAGCAGGTTGCCATCTTAGGTTCAACGGGATCTATTGGCGTCAATACGCTAGATGTTATTCGTGCTCACCCAGATCGTTTTAATGTAGTTGCGCTGACTGCAGCAAAACAAGTGGATTTACTTGCGCAGCAATGTGCAGAATTTAAGCCGGCTATTGCCGTAGTGGCGGATGCAGATGGTGCAGCTCGCTTAAGCAAACTCTTGCTTGAAAAGCAAATTAATACTCAAGTACTTTATGGGCCACAAGCGTTAGTGAGTGCCGTTACTGAATCCAATTGCGATACTGTGATGGCAGCTATTGTGGGTGCGGCAGGATTAGTACCTGCATTGGCTGCAGCAAAAGCGGGCAAAAGAGTGCTGTTGGCTAACAAAGAGGCCTTGGTGATGTCTGGCGATATATTCATGCAGGCCATGAAACAGAGTGGCGGTGAGCTACTCCCTATCGATAGCGAACATAACGCCATCTTTCAATGCTTACCCGCTCAGTTTTCTAAAAATCCTCATCCTGCATTAGGGGTAGAGGAGTTATGGTTGACTGCTTCAGGCGGGCCATTTAGAAATACCCCACTCGATGAGCTCGCAAACATTACTCCCGAGCAAGCTTGCGCGCATCCCAATTGGGTGATGGGTAGAAAAATTTCTGTGGATTCTGCGACGATGATGAACAAAGGTCTTGAGGTTATCGAGGCATTTTGGTTGTTTGGCTTGCCTTTGGAGAAAATTAAAGTATTAATTCATCCGCAAAGCGTAGTGCACTCAATGGTTCGTTATCGCGATGGTTCAGTATTGGCTCAATTAGGTCAGCCAGATATGCGTACCCCTATCGCTTATGGTCTTGCATGGCCAGAGCGCATTCATGCGGGAGTGGCGCCTCTGAGTTTGACGCAACTAGCATCATTAAGTTTTTCTGAGCCCGAACTAGAGCGCTTTCCTTGCCTTTCATTGGCGTTTGCAGCAGCTAAAAAAGGCGGCACTGCGCCGGCAGTGCTTAACGCCGCCAATGAAGTTGCTGTTGCCGCTTTTCTGGATGACGGTTTGCCGTATCTACAAATTCCAATTGTGGTGGAGAAAGTGTTGAGTTCTATCCCCTCGGTTAATGCAGATTCACTGGAATTAATCTTAGACGTGGACGCGCGCGCTCGACACGCTGCGAAAGAAGTGGCAAAGGATATTCTTTGCAGGCATTAATTACTCTTGCTGCATTTTTGCTGACCTTAGGAGTATTAGTCAGCTTTCATGAGTTTGGCCATTTTTTAGCAGCTCGCTGTTGCGGGGTGCGCGTACTCCGCTTCGCAATTGGATTTGGTAAGCCGTTGTTTACTTATCATGCAAAAAATAAAACAGAGTGGGTATTGGCTTCCATCCCATTGGGTGGCTATGTGAAGTTGCTTAATGGTCGGGATTCTCAGCAAGTCATTACGCCAACTGAAGAGTTCCAGTCTTTTGATCGCAAGCCACTTTGGCAACGCTCCATGATCGTGGCTGCAGGTCCATTTGCCAATTTTTTCCTGGCAATCCTCTTTTTTGCCCTAATTTATATATCTGGCGCCCCTCAATTGCCGGCAGTTCTGCAAAGCCCTCCTGAGAATTCTGTTGCAGCCAAGCTCGGGTTGACAGCTGGGGATCGGGTTATTGGATGGCAGGATTTAGGCTCTAGTCAGGATAACGTGCCCCTTTTTGGTGATTTTGAACCTGTTCGTAGTTGGAATGCATTGCGTTGGAGTTTGATGGATGCACTTACTGGGGAAAATGGATTCACTTTGGAGCTTCAAACCCCTGAGGGAGGTAGCTCGGTAAAAACCTTTTATGCCAAAGATTTGCCCAAAATCACCCCCGATAAGGATCCAATGCTGGCTTTGGGAATTCTGCCGTTAGTAACGCCCTTGACCCAGTGGCAGGATCTGAAATTGGGGCCGATGGATGCGCTCATCTTTGCATCTGAGAGGGTGTGGGTCATTACCAAGGTATCTACAAGGCTAATGGCTGGATTATTTACTGGAAATACCTCCTTAAAACAGCTGGGTGGACCAATTAGCATTGCAGATATGGCTGGTAAATCAGCTCAGGTGGGATGGCAGCCATTTTTAGCCTTTTTAGCACTTATGAGTATTAGCATTGGTTTGCTCAATTTGCTGCCTTTTCCGATGCTTGATGGGGGTCAGCTACTGTATGATGCATGGGAGTTGGTTGCCGGTAAGCGGATTTCGACATCAATGCAAGAACAGCTCCAAAAAGTGGGCTTTATTTTGCTGATTTCTATGTCATTGCTGGCCTTGTTTAACGATTTACAACGCTACATTTCGCCTTGAATTCTCTGACACATTCTTTCCGTATTTTTGCTCGTTTCATTGCCCAAATCTTGGTATTTTCTGTGCTCGGATTGAGTTTAGGCGCATCTGCAGCTGATTCTTTTGTGGTGAAAGATATTCGTGTTGAAGGTTTGCAGCGCGTCGAGCCGGGAACGGTATTTAGCTATTTACCCGTTCAAGTAGGTGAAACCTTTACAGAAGAGAAGGGTGCTGAATCTATTAAAGCGCTCTACAGCACTGGGTTTTTTAGGGATGTTCAAATTCAGGCGCAAGGCAATCTTCTGATCGTTATCGTTGAAGAGCGACCAACAATTTCCCGCATTGAATTTACTGGCATGAAAGAGTTCGATCCTGAGCTCGTACGCAAATCTTTAAAAACAGTGGGCGTAGCCGAAGCGCGTTTTTACGATAAAGCGTTGATCGATAAAGCTGAACAAGAATTAAAGCGCCAATACGTTGGTAAAGGTTTGTATGCATCGGAGATCGTTGCTACTGTTACTCCTGTTGAGCGCAATCAAGTGGCCGTTTACTTCAACGTCGATGAAGGGCCTGTAGCGAAAATTCAAGAAATTAACTTCATTGGTAATGAAGTATTTAGCGAAAGCACTTTAAAAAGTGAGATGCAGTTAAAAACTGGTGGATGGTTATCTTGGTACAGTAAAGATAATCTCTATTCCAAGCAAAAACTGACTGCGGACTTGGAAGCTATTCGCTCGTACTATCTTAATCGTGGTTATCTTGAGTTTGTGATTGAGTCTACTCAGGCTTCAATTACGCCAGATAAAAAAGGCATCTATCTCACGATAAGTATTCGCGAGGGTAAGAAATTTACCGTAAAGGATGTTCGTTTGGCTGGAGATACTCTAGGCAAAGAGTCTGAATTAATGCAGTTGGTTCGATTAAAGCCAGGCGATACTTTTTCTTCTGCACGCTTGACTGAGAGTACCAAGGCGATTGCAGAAATCTTGGGCTCCTATGGTTATGCTTTTGCAAACATTAATCCGCAACCTGATATTCGTCGCGATGTAGCAGAGGTGGATATCACATTAGTAGTTGATCCAGGTCGCCGTATTTATGTGCGTCAAGTAGCCATTTCTGGAAATGCTAAAACTCGCGATATGGTTATTCGTCGCGAAATGCGTCAGTTTGAGAGTTCTTGGTTTGATAGTGACAAAGTCGAGCTTTCCAAAAAGCGCCTTGGACGCTTAGGCTACTTTACTGAGACCGATATCACCACGGAAGATGTACCTGGTTCGCCAGATCAAGTGGATGTCAACGTAAAAGTTACAGAAAAACCTACTGGCGCGATTACGCTTGGTGCAGGCTTTTCTTCAACAGAGAAATTGATTTTATCTGCCGGTATCAATCAAGATAACGCCTTCGGTACTGGTACGTCAGTTGGCTTGAATTTCTCCTTGGGTAAGATTAATCAAAGCTTAGCCCTATCCAACTACGACCCTTACTTTACTGAGGATGGCATTAGCCGCTATACCGATATTTTCTATCGATCATCAAAGCCGCTCTATTACGTTGGCGATCCTGATTATCAAATCAAGTCAGTTGGCTCCAACATTAAATTCGGTGTTCCTTACACAGAAGTCGATAGAGTCTTTTTTGGAACTGGAATTGAAGCGTTTCAAATCCAAACCACCATCAACACACCGCAGCCTTACTTAAATTACGCCCAGAGTTACGGTATTGCCGCCCCTGGTTATCCTGCTACCTTGACTACTTACAATGTGCCGCTGACTGTTGGTTGGGCGCGGGACGGACGAGATAGCACGCTTATTCCATCCACTGGTTCATTGGAGCAATTATCAGCAGAGGTTGGTACGCCGGTTGGTAATATGACTTTTTATCGTTTATTTGGACAGTACCAAAAATATCACTCGTTCTCAAAGGGCAATATCTTGTCCTTTAACGGTGAGGTTGGGTACGGAGAGCAGTACGGCAATAATCCCTTCCCGATTACGAAGAACTACTTCGTTGGTGGTATCGGCTCTGTCCGTGGCTACTCGCCAGGATCTTTAGGTCCACAGTATTACAACACGGCAATTGGCTCATATCAGCCAACTGGCGGGCAGTCCAAGATTGTGACTAACGTGGAATACACCTTCCCAGTTCCAGGCTCAGGCGTTGATAAAACACTTCGCTTATTTACCTTTGTTGACGGTGGTAATGCCTTCGGGGAGAATATCAATTTAGTCTTAAATTACTCATACGGAATGGGTTTATCATGGATATCACCGCTAGGTCCGCTGAAATTTAGCTACGGTATTCCTTACAAGCCTTACCCATCCGCCAATGTTCAGCGTTTGCAGTTCCAGGTAGGTACTGCGTTTTAATTGTTTAAGGAAAGTTTTATGAAGCTTCATCAATCTTTTAAATGGATTCAAATTAGCGTAGTTGCTGCAATAGCAACTATTGCAGCTCCTCAGGTTTTTGCTCAAGATGCGGGAACACGTGTTGCAGTTGTGAACTCAGAAAAAGTATTTAACGAGTCTAACTTAGCCAAAGCAATGCAAACACGTTTGCAAAACGAATTTACTAAACGTCAAAATGATTTGCGTGATAGCGCTCAAAAAATTAAGTCTGCTGCCGAGAAGCTTGATCGTGATGCTGCAGTAATGAATGAAGCTGAGCGTGTTCGTCGTCAGCGTGAGTTGGCTGATCAAGATCGCGAATTACAACGCAAGCAACGTGAATTTACCGAAGATTTGAACCAGCGCACTTTTGAAGAGCGCGCGAAGATTGCTGAAAAAGCGAACTTGGTATTAAAGCAAATTGCTGAACAAAGAAAAATTGACCTCATCGTTCAAGAAGCAGCTTATGCCAGCCCTAAGGCTGATGTAACCGATGACGTTATCAAGGCTTTAAATAGCCAGAAATAAGTTTTATGCCGACCGCCATTGAGCTGGCCGAACAGTTTCAAGCAAGCTTGGTGGGCGAAGCTTCCCACACATTTGCTGGCCTCGCTCCTTTGGAGCGAGCGCAGTCGGATCAAATATCCTTTCTTTCCAATCCGCTTTATAGGCAACAGGCTAGTGATAGTGCTGCAGGCGCATTGATTGTTAGTCAGTCTGATTTAGAGTTCTTGCAGGCTAATCCCAGCGCAAATTCTGCTAAGCGGGTCTACTTTGTCTCCAAAAATCCATACGCAACTTTTGCCAGAATGGCTCAGCACTTTGCAAAAGCAAGTAGTCCAGTTCATGCGCCCGGAATTCATCCAAGCGCAGTGATCGATGCTACCGCCATCGTTCCATCCTCTTGTCATATAGGCCCATTTGTGCAAATTGGTGCGGGTGTAAAGCTCGGTGAGCGCGTTGCTATTTTAGGAAACACCAGTATTGCAAAAGATAGTGTGATTGCAGGCGATACGCTGATCTACCCATCCGTTTCCATTTATTACAGCACTCAAATTGGTGAGCGCTGCATTATTCATAGCGGCGCAGTGATCGGCGCAGATGGTTTTGGTTTTGCGCCTGATTTTTCCGCTACTGGTGGTGAGTGGGTCAAGATTCCGCAAACGGGTAGAGTGGTCATTGGTGATGATGTAGAAATTGGCGCTTCGACAACGATTGATCGTGGCGCAATGAGTGACACCAGTATTGGCGCTGGAACGAAAATTGATAACCAAGTGCAAATTGCACATAATGTGGTGATTGGGAGTTGCTGTGTGGTAGCAGGTTGCGCTGCAATTTCTGGCAGTACCAAGATTGGTAATTTCTGCATCATCGGAGGCGCAGCTAACTTTGCAGGTCATCTGACTATTGCTGATAGAACAACGGTTTCTGGAAATACTTCCATTATTCGCTCCATCTCAGAGCCGGGTCAGCATTTCACGGGTGTATATCCATCAATGCTGCATAGTGCTTGGGAGAAAAATGCTGCTATTTTGCGTGGCCTAGATAAAATACGTCAGCGCTTGCGCTTACTGGATAAAAACAAATCTACTGAGTCATAGGGCTCTGTAATCTAAAACCAATATTCACTTCTAAGCAGGTTATTTATGAGCACACCAATCGCAATTGATATCAACAAGATTCTTAAATTACTGCCGCATCGCTATCCATTTCTGCTGGTAGACCGCGTTCTAGAAATTACTCCACGTGAGACGATTACAGCATTAAAAAATGTGACTATGAATGAGCCATTTTTTCAGGGGCATTTCCCCGATTTTCCGGTAATGCCTGGGGTGCTGATCATTGAGGCATTAGCTCAGACGGCCGCTTTACTTACTTTCTCTGAAGAGCGTGCTGAGGATGCGATTTATTATTTCGCCGGTATCGATGGTGCGCGCTTTAAAAAGCCAGTATTGCCTGGTGATCAACTGATTATGACTGCCAAGTTAGAGCGTGGTCGTGCAGGTATTTATAAGTTTGCAGTACAGGCAACTGTTGATGGTGAAATTGCTGCAGAGGCCAACATCACTTGTGCGGTACGTACGAAAGGCGCGTAATGACTCGGATTCATGCATCTGCTGTAGTAGACAGTAAGGCTGAACTAGCTAGTGACGTTGAAATTGGCCCATATTCGGTTATTGGTCCGAACGTCAAAATCGGCGCTGGAACCAAGATTGGTTCTCATACTGTGATTGAGGGCCATACAACCATTGGCAAAGAGAATAATTTTGCACATTTTGCTGCTATTGGTGGCGCCCCACAGGATATGAAGTACCGCGGCGAGCCAACTCAATTATTTATTGGCGATCGCAATACCATCCGCGAATTCACGACGATTCATACAGGTACATCGCAAGATGTCGGCATTACTCGGATTGGTAATGACAACTGGATCATGGCCTATGTTCACATTGCCCATGATTGTCAGGTTGGTAATCACACCATTTTCTCAAGCAATGCACAGATTGCTGGCCATGTTCAGGTTGAGGATTGGGCCATCATGGGTGGCATGTCTGGTGTTCATCAATTTGTTC
This genomic window contains:
- a CDS encoding M50 family metallopeptidase; amino-acid sequence: MQALITLAAFLLTLGVLVSFHEFGHFLAARCCGVRVLRFAIGFGKPLFTYHAKNKTEWVLASIPLGGYVKLLNGRDSQQVITPTEEFQSFDRKPLWQRSMIVAAGPFANFFLAILFFALIYISGAPQLPAVLQSPPENSVAAKLGLTAGDRVIGWQDLGSSQDNVPLFGDFEPVRSWNALRWSLMDALTGENGFTLELQTPEGGSSVKTFYAKDLPKITPDKDPMLALGILPLVTPLTQWQDLKLGPMDALIFASERVWVITKVSTRLMAGLFTGNTSLKQLGGPISIADMAGKSAQVGWQPFLAFLALMSISIGLLNLLPFPMLDGGQLLYDAWELVAGKRISTSMQEQLQKVGFILLISMSLLALFNDLQRYISP
- a CDS encoding phosphatidate cytidylyltransferase, giving the protein MLKTRVITALVLMAVLLPVLFLLPPIYIGGLFLVAMLAAAWEWSRLLTPEAGRAAWIYALFCLVIILFLLGMQNASWQFALLLLAVIFWFFVAPFLLAKGMNLSLQKLRPFYVVLGLIILPATWFSLVFLRELGLIFLLTSMAFVWVADIGAYFVGKAFGKRKLAEQISPGKSIEGAIGGLVLCYVYAFLCVYFLPFESTLFGAWAIRFGWVPLFLMVTVLTAFSIFGDLFESQLKRLAGVKDSSHLLPGHGGVLDRVDALIPTMPIAALLAGLV
- a CDS encoding OmpH family outer membrane protein, encoding MKLHQSFKWIQISVVAAIATIAAPQVFAQDAGTRVAVVNSEKVFNESNLAKAMQTRLQNEFTKRQNDLRDSAQKIKSAAEKLDRDAAVMNEAERVRRQRELADQDRELQRKQREFTEDLNQRTFEERAKIAEKANLVLKQIAEQRKIDLIVQEAAYASPKADVTDDVIKALNSQK
- the fabZ gene encoding 3-hydroxyacyl-ACP dehydratase FabZ, whose translation is MSTPIAIDINKILKLLPHRYPFLLVDRVLEITPRETITALKNVTMNEPFFQGHFPDFPVMPGVLIIEALAQTAALLTFSEERAEDAIYYFAGIDGARFKKPVLPGDQLIMTAKLERGRAGIYKFAVQATVDGEIAAEANITCAVRTKGA
- the ispC gene encoding 1-deoxy-D-xylulose-5-phosphate reductoisomerase — encoded protein: MPVKQVAILGSTGSIGVNTLDVIRAHPDRFNVVALTAAKQVDLLAQQCAEFKPAIAVVADADGAARLSKLLLEKQINTQVLYGPQALVSAVTESNCDTVMAAIVGAAGLVPALAAAKAGKRVLLANKEALVMSGDIFMQAMKQSGGELLPIDSEHNAIFQCLPAQFSKNPHPALGVEELWLTASGGPFRNTPLDELANITPEQACAHPNWVMGRKISVDSATMMNKGLEVIEAFWLFGLPLEKIKVLIHPQSVVHSMVRYRDGSVLAQLGQPDMRTPIAYGLAWPERIHAGVAPLSLTQLASLSFSEPELERFPCLSLAFAAAKKGGTAPAVLNAANEVAVAAFLDDGLPYLQIPIVVEKVLSSIPSVNADSLELILDVDARARHAAKEVAKDILCRH
- a CDS encoding isoprenyl transferase — encoded protein: MTQHSSSTLAIPEVSAVPRHVAIIMDGNGRWASKRMMPRVAGHSEGLGAVRKIVQECRKLGVEYLTVFAFSSENWRRPPEEVGFLMKLFLKSLKGEVSRLAENDIALRLIGDLSRFDSAIQEMVEFSEKKTAGCKGLTFTIAANYGGRWDILQAMRQCLTANPSLKAEQVTEELLQPHLSMAYAPEPDLFIRTGGEQRVSNFLLWQLAYTELYFTDVLWPDFDEQELHKAFEWFSQRERRFGRTSAQLASQAMSDAV
- the lpxD gene encoding UDP-3-O-(3-hydroxymyristoyl)glucosamine N-acyltransferase; translation: MPTAIELAEQFQASLVGEASHTFAGLAPLERAQSDQISFLSNPLYRQQASDSAAGALIVSQSDLEFLQANPSANSAKRVYFVSKNPYATFARMAQHFAKASSPVHAPGIHPSAVIDATAIVPSSCHIGPFVQIGAGVKLGERVAILGNTSIAKDSVIAGDTLIYPSVSIYYSTQIGERCIIHSGAVIGADGFGFAPDFSATGGEWVKIPQTGRVVIGDDVEIGASTTIDRGAMSDTSIGAGTKIDNQVQIAHNVVIGSCCVVAGCAAISGSTKIGNFCIIGGAANFAGHLTIADRTTVSGNTSIIRSISEPGQHFTGVYPSMLHSAWEKNAAILRGLDKIRQRLRLLDKNKSTES
- the lpxA gene encoding acyl-ACP--UDP-N-acetylglucosamine O-acyltransferase, which translates into the protein MTRIHASAVVDSKAELASDVEIGPYSVIGPNVKIGAGTKIGSHTVIEGHTTIGKENNFAHFAAIGGAPQDMKYRGEPTQLFIGDRNTIREFTTIHTGTSQDVGITRIGNDNWIMAYVHIAHDCQVGNHTIFSSNAQIAGHVQVEDWAIMGGMSGVHQFVRIGQHAMLGGASALVQDIPPFVIAAGDKASPHGINVEGLKRRGFSSETISALRQAYKVLYKDGLSFEDAKVEIQKMVVASAADAATAEKLAQFHDFIAASTRGIIR
- the bamA gene encoding outer membrane protein assembly factor BamA is translated as MNSLTHSFRIFARFIAQILVFSVLGLSLGASAADSFVVKDIRVEGLQRVEPGTVFSYLPVQVGETFTEEKGAESIKALYSTGFFRDVQIQAQGNLLIVIVEERPTISRIEFTGMKEFDPELVRKSLKTVGVAEARFYDKALIDKAEQELKRQYVGKGLYASEIVATVTPVERNQVAVYFNVDEGPVAKIQEINFIGNEVFSESTLKSEMQLKTGGWLSWYSKDNLYSKQKLTADLEAIRSYYLNRGYLEFVIESTQASITPDKKGIYLTISIREGKKFTVKDVRLAGDTLGKESELMQLVRLKPGDTFSSARLTESTKAIAEILGSYGYAFANINPQPDIRRDVAEVDITLVVDPGRRIYVRQVAISGNAKTRDMVIRREMRQFESSWFDSDKVELSKKRLGRLGYFTETDITTEDVPGSPDQVDVNVKVTEKPTGAITLGAGFSSTEKLILSAGINQDNAFGTGTSVGLNFSLGKINQSLALSNYDPYFTEDGISRYTDIFYRSSKPLYYVGDPDYQIKSVGSNIKFGVPYTEVDRVFFGTGIEAFQIQTTINTPQPYLNYAQSYGIAAPGYPATLTTYNVPLTVGWARDGRDSTLIPSTGSLEQLSAEVGTPVGNMTFYRLFGQYQKYHSFSKGNILSFNGEVGYGEQYGNNPFPITKNYFVGGIGSVRGYSPGSLGPQYYNTAIGSYQPTGGQSKIVTNVEYTFPVPGSGVDKTLRLFTFVDGGNAFGENINLVLNYSYGMGLSWISPLGPLKFSYGIPYKPYPSANVQRLQFQVGTAF